The stretch of DNA CATACAAACATGCATAACGCCAAGTTCACCAAATGGAGCCAATTCACAAATTAAGGGCATAAAGGTAATATCAAAGATATTAGTCACTCATacatttgaaaatgaaaattatttattttcatagaTTACTGGTGAATTGACTTACCAGACTATGAGTTAATAAAGAATTTATGtattcaacaaaataaaaaatgacaatttaggGAGTCTCTATAATGGTCCACCACATAAAttagataaatttaaatttttcataaCTATTGTCTAACTTTCTTAAGTTTCAATGCTTTCCATATGCCCTAACACTACATAGTCAAGTTTTCATAACAGTGATAGATCGAGTCTGCCTTATGTCTCGCACCATTCTGTATTAGGTCGTAGGCCCTCCCTCACCCATTGAAGGACTCTATCCAGACTATTATTTTGAGCCAAGGCCAAAAATCTAGAGTGAGTTGAGGTCAGGGCTCTTGTGAATTGAAGTCGATGGTTGTCTTTAGACCTATTCAACAATATGTATCTCACTTTTTATCCTTtactttttcatttaattaattacctagtataaatttataataaaaacaaattgtaTTTCTTTCTCATACTTTCtctaatgaaattaaaatatatggtaaaagttttatttttaactttttaagatacacttatcattttccaaaagtaagaattGATGGATAGATGTATGGATGAAAGCCCAAATCAAACTTGTAAGCAAGGAATAAAACGTTATATCTTTGAAATTACCTTTATGCCCTTGGTATGTGTGAAAGCCCACATCAAACTCATCACATCCTCACAATCAAAGACATGCAACATAGTGAACATACAAACATGCATAATGCCAAGTCCACCAAATGGAGCCAATTCACACATACCAAGGGCATAAAGGTAATTTCAAAGATACAACATTTTCTTACTTATACCCCCATCAACCTCTCCTTTCCCTCACACTTTGTAGTATTATTACTTTCCAAACAAGTCTTAAAAGCTTCAAGCTAAGCTAAGCCATGAAAGCCACACTTTCACTTTCTATCTACATCCTCCTCCTCGGCTTTGCAGCGGCGGCGCCCCTCGACTCCGCCGCCCCAACTCCGGCTCCCGGTGGCGGCGAGAACGACTCGGAGTTCATCCGTACGAGCTGCCAAAGCACGCTATACCCGGAAATATGCTACAACACGATGGCGCCGTACGCGAGCCGCGTGAGCCAGGACCGCGGCCGGCTGGCGCGAGCCGCCATCAGCTTGAGCCTGAGCGGAGCCAAGCACATGGCGGCTCACTTCGACAACCTGTCGCGGCTCGGCGCCGACCCGGACGCCGCCGCCGCGCTCCAGGACTGCTCCTCGGCTTTCAGCGACAGCGTGGACCAAATGCACGACTCGCTGGCGCAGCTGAAGCAGCTGGGCGGCTCGGGCGAGGCGCTGAGGTTCCAGATGAGCAATGTGCAGACGTGGATGAGCGCGGCGGAGACGAACGAGGACACGTGTGCGGACGGATTCGAGGGCGTGGTGGATGGGCCCCTGAAAACGGACGTGTGTGATCGCGTCACGAAGGTTAAGCAGGTGACGAGCAATGCATTGGCTTTGGTTAACTATTTCGCGAGTAATATAACGGCGCCGTGATGAATGAGCGTTAGGTTAGTTACGGCGTCATCGTGAATTGTAAAAAGTGAAAGAAGTATAAATATAATGAGGGAATAATATCATATGAATATGTGTCCCTCTTAGTCGTCTTATGTAGTTTCTTTTGGTTTGTCGGCCATTATGCTATTATTCCTCAGCTCTTGGAAAATGGCTACACGAGAGTTATATTGAGTGCACATATCTAATAGTTAGTATAAATGTAAGGAGTATATTTTTATAAgtatatttgttgttgttgttgtgtgtgttttttttaatattatacatgtacaattttttttatgagaattAATAATGGATTGGAGTTCATTAAATTGTTAATCATGCAATTTTTTTAGTGTACTATGATTCAATCatatatacacttttttttagtGGTTCCCCACTCTCTGTCTCTTAATTTCtcctctttttccttttctgttttcttttgtATTTCTACCATATTGGCAAGTGAAAATgttcaaatcaaatttaatagTCTTAACATTGGATGGCAATCATGATCACCTAGCTATTTGTATCTACCATTCTAATAACCCCTTATAGAGATCATGTATAAATTGTTTGTTGATTTTGTTGCCGTGAAGTACTAGTGGCTGGAATTTATATAATGCATCTATTGTTTTCTCTCCTCCCTtgaatattaaaagaaaatataaataacaatttagCGGCAATGGAACCGAAGAGACTATTTGAGAGAGACTTGCCCAATTAACCAAACAGGATacaaattttattgaatttaattGGTAAATTTTGTATGTTGTGTCATCAATTGGACTCCATACAAAATAAGGGACAGTTGTAAGATGAATATGGAATTGTTGAAGAAAGAATATTATGGTAAGGTGGCCAACTTCCTATAAGATATATTTGATTTGATCTAATATAATGTTGTCTTTGGAATCTATTCGGCAAGAAGCACTTCTGATCCGTAAGCTACATTAAATAAAACTTTTGATCCTCACCAATCTTTAGCAGTATCTATCTGTCCTTGTTATTGATTGAGACAATCTCTTTACCTATTTTCTTATTGAGTGAGATAAATAGGTAATGTTTGATTCAATCAAATGATTTGAatcataaaaacattaaaattgttGTGAAACTTTCACGTGTTCGATGATTAGCTTTTAGGTAATTGCttagctgttagctaattgTATTTCGGTGTCAAAATCCATTCGAAACCTAGACCAACAATCTCATTCACATACTAAAAAAGTGAGTTTGCTCATGATTTTCATAGAAATTGAAATGGAAGTAAATGAAATCAATAATTGacacaatataaatataactacTTTTCCTGTATTTTGAAACTAGTTAAATGCCATCCTCTATATAGTTCTGACCTTAACTTTCAGCTTCATCTTGAGAAAGTTGTAAAAGTATCGAATCAAGCTCCAAAAAATGCTCCTAAGATAAATCAACTAATAAAATATGCGTCAAGAGTAAGTAATGTGCAAAAGAAGACAGTACGAACGGCTCAAAGCTATATAGCGAAAAACAACAAAACTTACGGAGGATATGGATAACCAATCACTCAATCAGCAATACACTCATCCAATCAtacaatactacaaaatgacaACCCCCCAAAATCCTCTgctctgcatatatatatttgaccGAACAGTCCGGTCATATAATAACGGTAAACACTTTATTATACTCTTTGTCAGGATATACAAAAAAGCAGAGCAATAATTAAAGCAGACCAACTATTTATGTTATAACAGTTGGGGCGGATCGGCCAGTGAATTCCTGCATCTTAGACAGCTTAAGAGCAACCTCCACCTGTTCCAagattaaagaattaatatcaaattttggaaaagaaaaaagtaagcAGGCAGTAAGGGTATAATAAAGCTTGCTACAAGATAGCTTACAAGAGGGGCAAGTGCATCCGAGGATTCTCTTCCAATCTTGGACGCATCCTTCTCATATTGCTCGATGTACAGACGGATGGTTGCACCCTCAGAACCAGTTCCAGAGAGACGGAAAACCTTGTGTATCACATAAATAAATCGGAGATTCCAGAGTAATTATTGTGTCACAGAAATAGCAAGCAATGTATTTAGAACATCAATATAGATTAAAGTAGCATGTCAGTGCATATTCACAAACACTATAAACCATGGACAGTGCAGAGGAATACTCCTTACCAATCGTGACCCATCTTCAAAGAGATACCGGATACCCTGATGACTTGAGATGGAGCCATCAACAGGATCTTTGTACTCAAATTCATCACCATGGACAACCTTTGAAACATCATTCCGTACTCCTGCTACAATCCTGTAAATATGAAGGAAACATAACAATATCAGTTCAATAGCCTAAGGACAGTGGTGATGGGTTAATAACCTAAACAGAGCACATTTAAATGGTGGTTTCAGATGGAGGCAACAAATGTGAAACGCTCCCAACTTTGGTATCCTAATGCAGAGGTCAAACCATCTCACATTCAGTTTTCAGGGAACACTCAGTATGACCTTCATTGGATGTGGGTGATTGTGATACCATAAACCTACATCTGCTCCATATATAACTTTTATAAACCTAGCTATCATTTCATAACCCACAACTACTCAGTACTTGATCGAAGAGGAAAGTTGACCTTGAAATCATCTATCAAACAATTGCACACAATAGCAAGCATTGGCTCATCAAACAAATCCCAGTAGAGGGGTACTATATTGATCATATCTTCATGGTTTCACATAATTTCTAACCAGGATATTCCAAGACAAATAAAAAAAGGTGGTTGCTGTAAAGTTTTTCGGGCCTTGATGTTATATTCTTTAGTATACAGACCTTTATTCTTTTATGTTGTATTTTCCATATGCAAGGAGGTAACCAAAAATTAAAACCAAGAACAAGGTTTGAAAAGTAACCAAAAGTATGCATGAGAATtctgaatatatttataaaagaaaGTCTCCTGAAAATAAAGAGTAGGTTACTTGTTAACTTCATCAAGGGAGGATTGCAGCTTGACTAAATGAGCCATCAGTTCCTTTGCACCAGATGCATCAACATTCTTTCAGAACAAAAGGTCAGTTGTAAATAGCATGTCATAACCCCCTACAATAATTCATGGATGTGAATAATGCATGTATAAATTACTAATAGATACCTCATAGTCGTATCTAGTATAATAGTGACGTCCATAAGTGGCCCAATGTTGGCGAACAATATCTTCTACTGTTACAAGCTTGCCACTTAGATCTTTATTTTTATGGGCAAGAAT from Ipomoea triloba cultivar NCNSP0323 chromosome 7, ASM357664v1 encodes:
- the LOC116024915 gene encoding 21 kDa protein-like, giving the protein MKATLSLSIYILLLGFAAAAPLDSAAPTPAPGGGENDSEFIRTSCQSTLYPEICYNTMAPYASRVSQDRGRLARAAISLSLSGAKHMAAHFDNLSRLGADPDAAAALQDCSSAFSDSVDQMHDSLAQLKQLGGSGEALRFQMSNVQTWMSAAETNEDTCADGFEGVVDGPLKTDVCDRVTKVKQVTSNALALVNYFASNITAP